A section of the Oreochromis niloticus isolate F11D_XX linkage group LG9, O_niloticus_UMD_NMBU, whole genome shotgun sequence genome encodes:
- the phldb2b gene encoding pleckstrin homology-like domain family B member 2 isoform X5, with the protein MKSMLPQKSPVSALAYNTDYLKFSSDYSHAVVGGTSSARGMRSASELRDLMDTLQRKKIALENSLRANGNANPSYFSVTQSPPTTPVSSPATSSSAYQEQARRFYSSDRPSLSLKSAPPLSPGRRSDPSSSLASRSSVGRSQDNFGTSDSRRLHSQSSSPLLSTWNGGGSSTSVASSENYLLSLPPSSSSSRTPSSGGAASMPSSPRLGRRTYGNQGNQEPTPTSRTRKYSAGSLSGMTTGGHSRSLPRLCPSPSPRDNNNGVLTLSTLPPRRSDTAGDYKFSKEHYSNGQNADLDHKSSHSSQQAANRNKSQTTAQGEGVVSISLSSPRTSSCSTSHSISSTSTSTSTPPDVTIPSRAGGSSSPRVAKKLSLTSTSSIGSISSIASSPPEQERLSSNEASSGAEMSVVEQEKPGVGLELTVTAGLGLRERSSSFGKASLETGIGLGERRQSFGKAGVTPPGGFRERRGSISSLSGKEELTDYHQRQKEERLREQEVERLERQRLETILSLCSELGRAERDGGAAATSSTSAVADLQKINQELEKLQLNDEDDDTPSVFSDSSAVSGTVGNGHMTSPGSENGYYDDDLQVRRRRSSGHRDNRAESPAISLRSFAPTPSPRAHRTNEALEDAARHCGQHTIPSEEEVRRVEEERIQVLNNMEELEQKIKELDNQIEESAREVEVERALVEAEQESEVAALQHEKDALEALHNKMADLETQSQQEKEKACKLLQAEKGRVERLAQIVCEQRSQLDSCPEATKEPLQEQLARDCEVLEAETKRFEDLEFQQLERESRQDEEKETHTQQLLREIADYQRSTVTRKERLLTLKKQAAQIMQQAQREKESFLKERSNLESMLQREKESLTVLERKYADLTGGRSFTLREDSASLADVCRSLLSSIFLKNAEGYVTVSEINELYSQLGQDPKPAPAPTLTKASPEPEATLSPDEDTPKPAEDEHFRLLEERKRSEKESGSHLSDTLPRKKTATAMNPQFMCATLGRSFPTKSHQPLVQSTSCGSILPRILSLSNKESESRRLHKGQPSSRAASQTNVYLDAFGYRENQAFDTMSVDSSDSIETSISACSPDNVSSASTSNVAKLEEMERLLREAQAEKNRLLEHKEREMEIRKQALEEERRRREDLEKRLQEETNRRQKLIDREVKLREKQRAQSRPLTRYLPVRKDDFDLRAHIESAGHSLDTCFHLSISEKTCRGYLVKMGGKIKTWKKRWFVFDRNRRTLSYYADKHEVKLKGVIYFQAIEEVYYDHLKNAHKSPNPSLTFSVKTHDRVYYMVAPSPEAMRIWMDVIVTGAEGYTQFMV; encoded by the exons ATGAAGAGCATGCTTCCCCAAAAGAGTCCTGTATCGGCTTTAGCCTACAACACAG ACTACCTGAAGTTTAGCAGTGACTATAGCCATGCAGTTGTGGGCGGCACCAGTAGTGCTAGGGGCATGCGATCAGCATCTGAGCTTCGGGACTTGATGGACACCCTGCAGCGTAAGAAAATTGCCCTTGAAAACAGCCTGAGAGCCAACGGGAATGCCAACCCCTCCTACTTCAGTGTGACACAG tctcCCCCCACCACACCTGTCTCCAGTCCTGCCACATCTTCATCAGCCTATCAGGAACAGGCAAGGCGTTTCTATAGCTCCGATCGTCCTTCTTTGTCTTTAAAATCTGCTCCACCTCTTTCCCCTGGGCGACGTTCCgacccttcttcttctttggcctCGCGCTCTTCTGTTGGCCGCAGTCAGGACAATTTTGGCACCAGCGATAGCCGACGACTGCACAGTCAGAGCTCCTCTCCTTTACTCTCCACCTGGAATGGTGGGGGATCTTCCACTTCTGTTGCCAGTAGTGAGAACTAtctcctctctcttcctccatcTTCTTCCTCATCCCGCACTCCATCTTCTGGGGGCGCTGCCAGCATGCCCTCTAGCCCCCGTCTAGGACGCCGCACCTATGGGAACCAGGGGAACCAGGAGCCGACGCCCACTAGTCGAACCAGGAAATACTCAGCAGGCTCGCTGAGTGGGATGACAACAGGAGGACACAGCCGCTCACTGCCACGCCTCTGTCCCTCCCCGTCCCCCCGTGACAATAATAATGGAGTGCTAACTTTGTCAACGCTGCCTCCACGGAGGTCTGATACTGCTGGGGATTACAAATTTAGCAAAGAGCATTACAGCAACGGCCAAAACGCTGACCTCGACCACAAGTCTAGTCATTCCAGTCAGCAAGCCGCAAACAGGAATAAAAGCCAGACCACAGCTCAAGGTGAAGGTGTTGTGTCGATCTCCCTCTCTTCCCCTAGGAcctcctcctgctccacctCCCACTCCATCTCTTCCACATCCACATCCACATCCACTCCACCAGATGTAACAATCCCATCACGGGCAGGGGGCTCCTCTTCTCCTCGTGTTGCCAAAAAACTCAGCCTGACCTCCACCAGCTCAATAGGCTCCATCAGCTCTATAGCTTCGAGCCCTCCAGAACAAGAACGGCTAAGCAGCAATGAAGCCTCCTCAGGAGCAGAAATGTCTGTGGTGGAGCAAGAAAAACCAGGGGTGGGCCTTGAACTCACCGTTACAGCTGGACTAGGACTTAGAGAGAGGAGCTCTTCATTTGGGAAGGCCAGcctggaaactggaattggtcTGGGGGAGAGGAGGCAGTCATTTGGCAAAGCAGGGGTGACCCCGCCAGGGGGATTCAGGGAAAGAAGGGGGAGTATCAGCTCCCtaagtgggaaggaagaactgaCAGACTACCACCAACGCCAAAAAGAGGAGAGACTCCGTGAGcaggaggtggagagactg GAGCGACAGCGGCTCGAGACCATCTTGTCTCTTTGCTCTGAGCTGGGCCGAGCTGAAAGGGACGGAGGCGCCGCAGCCACCAGCTCCACTTCAGCTGTTGCAGACCTGCAGAAGATCAACCAGGAGCTTGAGAAGCTGCAGCTGAACGACGAAGATGATGACACGCCTTCTGTCTTTTCCGACTCTTCAGCTGTTAGTGGAACAGTCGGAAATGGGCACATGACCTCCCCTGGATCGGAGAACGGTTACTATGATGATGACCTGCAGGTACGACGGAGGCGTAGCAGCGGTCACCGAGACAACAGGGCCGAATCGCCTGCCATCAGTCTGCGAAGCTTTGCCCCCACACCTTCACCACGTGCACATAGGACAAATGAG GCTCTAGAGGATGCAGCTCGCCATTGTGGACAGCACACGATCCCTTCAGAAGAGGAAGTGAGGCGCGTGGAAGAGGAGAGAATCCAGGTCCTGAACAACATGGAGGAGCTTGAACAAAAGATCAAAGAGCTGGACAATCAAATTGAGGAATCTGCCCGAGAG gtcgAGGTTGAGCGAGCTCTAGTTGAAGCTGAGCAGGAGTCCGAGGTAGCAGCTCTTCAACACGAAAAAGATGCTTTAGAAGCGCTTCACAACAAGATGGCTGACCTAGAGACCCAATCccagcaggaaaaagaaaag GCGTGCAAGCTGCTGCAGGCAGAAAAGGGCAGAGTAGAAAGGTTGGCTCAGATTGTGTGTGAGCAGCGCTCCCAGCTGGACAGCTGTCCTGAGGCCACCAAGGAGCCCCTGCAGGAGCAGCTAGCCAGG GACTGCGAAGTGCTTGAAGCAGAGACAAAGCGTTTTGAGGACCTGGAGTTTCAGCAGCTCGAGAGAGAAAGCAGGCAGGACGAGGAGAAGGAGACCCACACCCAGCAGCTTCTCCGGGAGATCGCAGACTACCAACGCAGCACCGTCACCCGCAAG GAGCGTCTGTTAACTCTGAAGAAGCAGGCGGCGCAGATTATGCAGCAGGCTCAACGAGAGAAGGAGAGCTTCTTGAAGGAGAGGAGCAACCTTGAGTCCATGCTGCAGAGA GAGAAAGAAAGCCTGACTGTGCTGGAAAGAAAATACGCTGACCTCACCGGTGGACGGAGTTTCACCCTGAGAGAG GATTCAGCCTCTTTGGCTGATGTGTGTCGCTCCCTCctttcttctatttttctcaagAACGCAGAG GGCTATGTCACAGTCAGTGAAATCAATGAGCTTTACTCACAGCTTGGGCAAGACCCTAAACCTGCTCCTGCCCCCACTCTGACCAAAGCCTCTCCTGAGCCCGAGGCAACCCTTTCCCCTGATGAGGACACCCCCAAACCTGCGGAGGATGAG CATTTCCGTCTgctggaggagaggaagaggtcTGAGAAAGAAAGTGGCTCACATCTAAGTGATACTTTACCTAGGAAGAAAACCGCGACCGCCATGAACCCCCAGTTTATGTGCGCAACACTCGGGCGCAGCTTCCCCACAAAG TCCCATCAGCCTCTGGTACAGAGTACAAGCTGTGGCAGTATTCTTCCAAGAATCCTCAGTTTATCCAATAAGGAAAGTGAATCTCGACGTCTGCATAaag GTCAGCCGAGCTCCCGAGCTGCTTCTCAGACCAACGTCTACCTCGATGCCTTTGGGTACCGTGAAAACCAGGCCTTTGACACAATGAGTGTGGATAGTAGTGACTCTATTGAAACCAGCATCTCTGCTTGCTCACCTGACAACGTCTCCAG TGCCAGTACGTCAAATGTAGCCAAGCTGGAGGAGATGGAGCGCCTGCTGAGAGAGGCACAGGCCGAGAAGAACCGCCTCCTCGAACACAAG GAGCGGGAAATGGAAATTCGAAAGCAGGCCTtggaagaggagaggaggagacgGGAGGATCTGGAGAAAAGGTTACAAGAGGAGACCAACAGACGCCAGAAACTGATCGACCGCGAGGTGAAGCTTCGAGAAAAGCAGAGGGCGCAG TCCCGGCCTCTTACTCGGTATCTGCCTGTGAGGAAGGACGATTTTGACTTGCGGGCTCACATTGAGTCGGCGGGCCACAGCCTAGACACGTGCTTCCACCTGTCCATCTCAGAAAAGACCTGCCGAGGCTACTTGGTCAAGATGGGAGGCAAAATCAAAACGTGGAAGAAACGCTGGTTCGTCTTTGACCGCAACAGACGCACACTATCCTACTACGCAG ACAAGCACGAAGTCAAGTTGAAAGGAGTCATTTACTTCCAAGCTATTGAAGAAGTATACTACGATCACTTGAAGAATGCACACAAG AGCCCAAACCCCTCCCTGACCTTCAGTGTGAAGACTCACGATAGGGTCTACTACATGGTTGCTCCTTCTCCCGAAGCCATGAGGATCTGGATGGATGTGATCGTCACAGGCGCTGAGGGATACACTCAGTTCATGGTGTAG
- the phldb2b gene encoding pleckstrin homology-like domain family B member 2 isoform X2 yields MTEVASPASVMESEMMFQPESDQISPGEPKSPPLDLIDTGKGLKVQTATPHLVSLGSGRLSVAITVLPLKEGVTRIGTEDAPIPQDITIQGPGIEAEHCLIINEGGVVTLDPCGHLCSLDGVQVTVPTPLTQGYSLCLGKSYLFRFNHPEEASRMKSMLPQKSPVSALAYNTDYLKFSSDYSHAVVGGTSSARGMRSASELRDLMDTLQRKKIALENSLRANGNANPSYFSVTQSPPTTPVSSPATSSSAYQEQARRFYSSDRPSLSLKSAPPLSPGRRSDPSSSLASRSSVGRSQDNFGTSDSRRLHSQSSSPLLSTWNGGGSSTSVASSENYLLSLPPSSSSSRTPSSGGAASMPSSPRLGRRTYGNQGNQEPTPTSRTRKYSAGSLSGMTTGGHSRSLPRLCPSPSPRDNNNGVLTLSTLPPRRSDTAGDYKFSKEHYSNGQNADLDHKSSHSSQQAANRNKSQTTAQGEGVVSISLSSPRTSSCSTSHSISSTSTSTSTPPDVTIPSRAGGSSSPRVAKKLSLTSTSSIGSISSIASSPPEQERLSSNEASSGAEMSVVEQEKPGVGLELTVTAGLGLRERSSSFGKASLETGIGLGERRQSFGKAGVTPPGGFRERRGSISSLSGKEELTDYHQRQKEERLREQEVERLERQRLETILSLCSELGRAERDGGAAATSSTSAVADLQKINQELEKLQLNDEDDDTPSVFSDSSAVSGTVGNGHMTSPGSENGYYDDDLQVRRRRSSGHRDNRAESPAISLRSFAPTPSPRAHRTNEALEDAARHCGQHTIPSEEEVRRVEEERIQVLNNMEELEQKIKELDNQIEESAREVEVERALVEAEQESEVAALQHEKDALEALHNKMADLETQSQQEKEKACKLLQAEKGRVERLAQIVCEQRSQLDSCPEATKEPLQEQLARDCEVLEAETKRFEDLEFQQLERESRQDEEKETHTQQLLREIADYQRSTVTRKERLLTLKKQAAQIMQQAQREKESFLKERSNLESMLQREKESLTVLERKYADLTGGRSFTLREGYVTVSEINELYSQLGQDPKPAPAPTLTKASPEPEATLSPDEDTPKPAEDEHFRLLEERKRSEKESGSHLSDTLPRKKTATAMNPQFMCATLGRSFPTKSHQPLVQSTSCGSILPRILSLSNKESESRRLHKGQPSSRAASQTNVYLDAFGYRENQAFDTMSVDSSDSIETSISACSPDNVSSASTSNVAKLEEMERLLREAQAEKNRLLEHKEREMEIRKQALEEERRRREDLEKRLQEETNRRQKLIDREVKLREKQRAQSRPLTRYLPVRKDDFDLRAHIESAGHSLDTCFHLSISEKTCRGYLVKMGGKIKTWKKRWFVFDRNRRTLSYYADKHEVKLKGVIYFQAIEEVYYDHLKNAHKSPNPSLTFSVKTHDRVYYMVAPSPEAMRIWMDVIVTGAEGYTQFMV; encoded by the exons gGGTAACGCGCATAGGCACAGAAGATGCTCCAATTCCTCAGGATATTACCATTCAAGGGCCTGGCATCGAGGCAGAGCACTGTCTAATCATCAATGAAG GAGGGGTGGTGACCCTGGACCCCTGTGGCCACCTCTGCAGTCTTGATGGAGTCCAGGTCACTGTACCAACACCACTCACTCAGG GTTATTCTTTGTGTCTGGGAAAATCCTATTTGTTCCGGTTCAACCATCCTGAGGAAGCCAGCAGAATGAAGAGCATGCTTCCCCAAAAGAGTCCTGTATCGGCTTTAGCCTACAACACAG ACTACCTGAAGTTTAGCAGTGACTATAGCCATGCAGTTGTGGGCGGCACCAGTAGTGCTAGGGGCATGCGATCAGCATCTGAGCTTCGGGACTTGATGGACACCCTGCAGCGTAAGAAAATTGCCCTTGAAAACAGCCTGAGAGCCAACGGGAATGCCAACCCCTCCTACTTCAGTGTGACACAG tctcCCCCCACCACACCTGTCTCCAGTCCTGCCACATCTTCATCAGCCTATCAGGAACAGGCAAGGCGTTTCTATAGCTCCGATCGTCCTTCTTTGTCTTTAAAATCTGCTCCACCTCTTTCCCCTGGGCGACGTTCCgacccttcttcttctttggcctCGCGCTCTTCTGTTGGCCGCAGTCAGGACAATTTTGGCACCAGCGATAGCCGACGACTGCACAGTCAGAGCTCCTCTCCTTTACTCTCCACCTGGAATGGTGGGGGATCTTCCACTTCTGTTGCCAGTAGTGAGAACTAtctcctctctcttcctccatcTTCTTCCTCATCCCGCACTCCATCTTCTGGGGGCGCTGCCAGCATGCCCTCTAGCCCCCGTCTAGGACGCCGCACCTATGGGAACCAGGGGAACCAGGAGCCGACGCCCACTAGTCGAACCAGGAAATACTCAGCAGGCTCGCTGAGTGGGATGACAACAGGAGGACACAGCCGCTCACTGCCACGCCTCTGTCCCTCCCCGTCCCCCCGTGACAATAATAATGGAGTGCTAACTTTGTCAACGCTGCCTCCACGGAGGTCTGATACTGCTGGGGATTACAAATTTAGCAAAGAGCATTACAGCAACGGCCAAAACGCTGACCTCGACCACAAGTCTAGTCATTCCAGTCAGCAAGCCGCAAACAGGAATAAAAGCCAGACCACAGCTCAAGGTGAAGGTGTTGTGTCGATCTCCCTCTCTTCCCCTAGGAcctcctcctgctccacctCCCACTCCATCTCTTCCACATCCACATCCACATCCACTCCACCAGATGTAACAATCCCATCACGGGCAGGGGGCTCCTCTTCTCCTCGTGTTGCCAAAAAACTCAGCCTGACCTCCACCAGCTCAATAGGCTCCATCAGCTCTATAGCTTCGAGCCCTCCAGAACAAGAACGGCTAAGCAGCAATGAAGCCTCCTCAGGAGCAGAAATGTCTGTGGTGGAGCAAGAAAAACCAGGGGTGGGCCTTGAACTCACCGTTACAGCTGGACTAGGACTTAGAGAGAGGAGCTCTTCATTTGGGAAGGCCAGcctggaaactggaattggtcTGGGGGAGAGGAGGCAGTCATTTGGCAAAGCAGGGGTGACCCCGCCAGGGGGATTCAGGGAAAGAAGGGGGAGTATCAGCTCCCtaagtgggaaggaagaactgaCAGACTACCACCAACGCCAAAAAGAGGAGAGACTCCGTGAGcaggaggtggagagactg GAGCGACAGCGGCTCGAGACCATCTTGTCTCTTTGCTCTGAGCTGGGCCGAGCTGAAAGGGACGGAGGCGCCGCAGCCACCAGCTCCACTTCAGCTGTTGCAGACCTGCAGAAGATCAACCAGGAGCTTGAGAAGCTGCAGCTGAACGACGAAGATGATGACACGCCTTCTGTCTTTTCCGACTCTTCAGCTGTTAGTGGAACAGTCGGAAATGGGCACATGACCTCCCCTGGATCGGAGAACGGTTACTATGATGATGACCTGCAGGTACGACGGAGGCGTAGCAGCGGTCACCGAGACAACAGGGCCGAATCGCCTGCCATCAGTCTGCGAAGCTTTGCCCCCACACCTTCACCACGTGCACATAGGACAAATGAG GCTCTAGAGGATGCAGCTCGCCATTGTGGACAGCACACGATCCCTTCAGAAGAGGAAGTGAGGCGCGTGGAAGAGGAGAGAATCCAGGTCCTGAACAACATGGAGGAGCTTGAACAAAAGATCAAAGAGCTGGACAATCAAATTGAGGAATCTGCCCGAGAG gtcgAGGTTGAGCGAGCTCTAGTTGAAGCTGAGCAGGAGTCCGAGGTAGCAGCTCTTCAACACGAAAAAGATGCTTTAGAAGCGCTTCACAACAAGATGGCTGACCTAGAGACCCAATCccagcaggaaaaagaaaag GCGTGCAAGCTGCTGCAGGCAGAAAAGGGCAGAGTAGAAAGGTTGGCTCAGATTGTGTGTGAGCAGCGCTCCCAGCTGGACAGCTGTCCTGAGGCCACCAAGGAGCCCCTGCAGGAGCAGCTAGCCAGG GACTGCGAAGTGCTTGAAGCAGAGACAAAGCGTTTTGAGGACCTGGAGTTTCAGCAGCTCGAGAGAGAAAGCAGGCAGGACGAGGAGAAGGAGACCCACACCCAGCAGCTTCTCCGGGAGATCGCAGACTACCAACGCAGCACCGTCACCCGCAAG GAGCGTCTGTTAACTCTGAAGAAGCAGGCGGCGCAGATTATGCAGCAGGCTCAACGAGAGAAGGAGAGCTTCTTGAAGGAGAGGAGCAACCTTGAGTCCATGCTGCAGAGA GAGAAAGAAAGCCTGACTGTGCTGGAAAGAAAATACGCTGACCTCACCGGTGGACGGAGTTTCACCCTGAGAGAG GGCTATGTCACAGTCAGTGAAATCAATGAGCTTTACTCACAGCTTGGGCAAGACCCTAAACCTGCTCCTGCCCCCACTCTGACCAAAGCCTCTCCTGAGCCCGAGGCAACCCTTTCCCCTGATGAGGACACCCCCAAACCTGCGGAGGATGAG CATTTCCGTCTgctggaggagaggaagaggtcTGAGAAAGAAAGTGGCTCACATCTAAGTGATACTTTACCTAGGAAGAAAACCGCGACCGCCATGAACCCCCAGTTTATGTGCGCAACACTCGGGCGCAGCTTCCCCACAAAG TCCCATCAGCCTCTGGTACAGAGTACAAGCTGTGGCAGTATTCTTCCAAGAATCCTCAGTTTATCCAATAAGGAAAGTGAATCTCGACGTCTGCATAaag GTCAGCCGAGCTCCCGAGCTGCTTCTCAGACCAACGTCTACCTCGATGCCTTTGGGTACCGTGAAAACCAGGCCTTTGACACAATGAGTGTGGATAGTAGTGACTCTATTGAAACCAGCATCTCTGCTTGCTCACCTGACAACGTCTCCAG TGCCAGTACGTCAAATGTAGCCAAGCTGGAGGAGATGGAGCGCCTGCTGAGAGAGGCACAGGCCGAGAAGAACCGCCTCCTCGAACACAAG GAGCGGGAAATGGAAATTCGAAAGCAGGCCTtggaagaggagaggaggagacgGGAGGATCTGGAGAAAAGGTTACAAGAGGAGACCAACAGACGCCAGAAACTGATCGACCGCGAGGTGAAGCTTCGAGAAAAGCAGAGGGCGCAG TCCCGGCCTCTTACTCGGTATCTGCCTGTGAGGAAGGACGATTTTGACTTGCGGGCTCACATTGAGTCGGCGGGCCACAGCCTAGACACGTGCTTCCACCTGTCCATCTCAGAAAAGACCTGCCGAGGCTACTTGGTCAAGATGGGAGGCAAAATCAAAACGTGGAAGAAACGCTGGTTCGTCTTTGACCGCAACAGACGCACACTATCCTACTACGCAG ACAAGCACGAAGTCAAGTTGAAAGGAGTCATTTACTTCCAAGCTATTGAAGAAGTATACTACGATCACTTGAAGAATGCACACAAG AGCCCAAACCCCTCCCTGACCTTCAGTGTGAAGACTCACGATAGGGTCTACTACATGGTTGCTCCTTCTCCCGAAGCCATGAGGATCTGGATGGATGTGATCGTCACAGGCGCTGAGGGATACACTCAGTTCATGGTGTAG